Proteins encoded by one window of Pempheris klunzingeri isolate RE-2024b chromosome 14, fPemKlu1.hap1, whole genome shotgun sequence:
- the xrra1 gene encoding X-ray radiation resistance-associated protein 1 → MTAASCKFDDGQRCPTKCFPARTLVPRRKEGAGHWLVAYRKAEQRKHTNVHRRIKETDKEREDKEEGDAARGKTLDGPFLLQLHCVDEPSELCSVDISEQTLSSVKPEDLKVFGNVAYIDASVNSLSLASFSSFVSLRELNLSLNGLCNMTFHAADIPHLEVLNLSYNSLSADAIVSIGRLPRLKVLHLTGNQLHHLPPNLGSSSHDATQLPAGEEDTQFKALEVLMLDDNKLTSGVFSCLANLKRLRYLNLKGNRISEIPCVELTSCSRPLQTEGQATEGQAEEEELATLNTGEHFKRISEIFHKENWEAHCKGSSVPLPELQFLNLADNKITKEEALMAAALFPMLRGIDIHSNPLTTQRSGDPPALTYYLQERLGITIKRKKTQDAGRLPLRVSTHPKWKVEETVPKALKDAAQSQVEKSEPTVKRTAESEGRNSRDEKNTFFVTQTTDAPEYEFDLQADGRETVNKERNKPDRFTSYQMLMDTKPNPDVVEPTGIQTAVRMLEHTLKTLNVYRDSKPKLDSIQTPYRQREKKIKELPPVKPTKPTERVDEMIREIKERTTMREVALSSAMHSTDKQDYKEALSLLRDMKTKYKMVHKKTMEQVAGEQSDGNTNQNGAEPPPVLGDVDMQSV, encoded by the exons ATGACTGCGGCGTCCTGTAAATTTGACGACGGACAGAGATGTCCCACCAAATGTTTCCCAGCCAGGACATTAGTCCCTCGAAGAAAAGAAG GTGCCGGTCATTGGCTCGTGGCGTACAGAAAGGCAGAGCAGCGCAAACACACCAATGTGCACAGAAGAATAAAAGAGACTGATAAAGAACGTGAGGACAAAGAGGAGGGTGATGCTGCTCGCGGGAAAACATTAGATGGACCTTTCCTG CTCCAGTTACATTGTGTTGATGAGCCGTCTGAGCTCTGCTCTGTTGACATCAGCGAGCAAACACTGAGCTCT GTCAAACCAGAAGACCTCAAGGTGTTTGGCAACGTAGCTTACATCGATGCATCTGTTAACTCCCTCTCTTTAG cgtCTTTCAGCAGTTTTGTGTCTTTAAGAGAACTCAACCTGTCATTAAATGGGCTCTGCAACATGACGTTTCACGCTGCTGACATCCCTCATCTCGAG GTTTTGAATTTGTCCTACAACAGCTTGTCAGCTGATGCTATCGTTTCCATCGGTCGGCTTCCACGTCTCAAAGTGCTTCATCTGACTGGAAATCAGCTTCATCATCTTCCCCCTAATCTGGGTTCTTCCAGCCATGACGCCACTCAGCT GCCGGCAGGAGAAGAAGACACACAGTTTAAAGCTCTTGAGGTTCTGATGCTTGACGATAACAAACTGACCTCTGGAGTCTTCAGCTGTCTTGCAAACCTAAAGAG GCTAAGGTATTTAAACCTAAAGGGGAATCGTATTTCTGAGATACCATGTGTGGAGCTGACGAGCTGTTCAAGGCCTTTGCAGACTGAAGGACAAGCTACTGAAGGACaagctgaagaagaggagctTG CCACCCTCAACACTGGTGAACATTTCAAGAGGATCTCAGAG ATCTTTCACAAGGAAAACTGGGAGGCGCACTGCAAAGGATCCAGCGTGCCGCTGCCAGAGCTTCAGTTCCTCAATTTAGCCGACAACAAG ATCACCAAGGAAGAAGCACTGATGGCTGCTGCCCTTTTCCCAATGCTCCGAGGAATTGATATTCACTCCAACCCCCTGACCACACAGAGAAGTG GAGACCCTCCCGCACTGACCTACTACCTCCAAGAGAGACTGGGGATAACAATAAAGCGGAAGAAGACACAAGACGCTGGGAGGCTCCCTCTCAGAGTGTCCACTCATCCAAAATGGAAG GTGGAAGAAACTGTCCCCAAAGCCTTAAAGGATGCAGCTCAAAGTCAGGTAGAGAAAAGTGAGCCGACAGTCAAGAGAACGGCAGAATCTGAAGGCAGGAACAGCAGAGACGAAAAAAACACCTTCTTTGTTACTCAG ACAACAGATGCTCCTGAGTACGAGTTTGATCTTCAAGCTGATGGGAGAGAAACTgtgaacaaagagagaaacaaacctGACAGATTTACAAGCTACCAAATGTTGATGGATACAAAACCAAATCCCGATGTGGTGGAGCCCACGG GAATTCAAACAGCTGTTCGGATGCTGGAGCACACACTGAAGACTCTCAATGTTTACAGAGACTCCAAACCAAAACTTGATAGCATTCAGACACCatacagacaaagagagaaaaag ATTAAGGAACTTCCACCTGTGAAGCCAACAAAGCCGACTGAAAGGGTTGATGAAATGATCAGGGAAATCAAGGAGAGGACAACCATGCGAGAAGTCGCCTTAA GCAGCGCCATGCACAGCACAGACAAGCAAGACTATAAGGAAGCTCTGTCGCTGCTGAGGGATATGAAGACAAAGTACAAGATGGTCCATAAGAAAACAATGGAGCAAGTAGCCGGCGAACAGTCTGACGGAAACACCAACCAAAACGGAGCTGAACCTCCACCTGTGCTTGGTGATGTTGACATGCAGTCAGTGTGA
- the neu3.1 gene encoding sialidase-3.1 codes for MGNTPSKSGSGEEPAKTTLFEKEPSGITYRIPALIYLRHSHTFLAFAEKRSSPSDHDAKILVMRRGTLKDDGSVQWSSSQELSTACLPNHRTMNPCPVYEKNSKTLFLFFICVWESTTECRQIITGKNKARLCCVSSSDDGQTWSQTKDLTQSVIGETIHKWATFAVGPGHGVQLENGRLIIPAYAYYVPYRCCSFPIPFTVYPRALSVYSEDYGQTWHIGKMLRKKSCECEMAEIIDHEGRSHLYCNARNSGGHRCEALSENSGVYFDKPHMAPELVEPRSGCQGSVIGFPAPEFVPNDDAESKACGTSLLSPDTQTWLLFIHPTNKSSRRDMGVYLNRSPLHSSGWDRPRIIHSGPSGYSDLAYNGDKDQFSCLMECGKESELEQIAFMSFTLNDVMQTGNKKEKKMR; via the exons ATGGGAAACACACCATCAAAGAGTGGCAGCGGAGAGGAGCCTGCCAAAACAACTTTGTTTGAAAAGGAACCAAGTGGGATAACATACAGGATCCCTGCACTCATTTATCTGAGGCACAGTCACACCTTCCTCGCCTTTGCAGAGAAAAGATCCTCGCCCTCTGACCATGATGCCAAAATTCTTGTTATGAGAAGAGGGACGCTGAAAGATGATGGATCTGTTCAG TGGTCGTCCAGTCAGGAGCTGTCAACGGCATGCCTACCAAACCACCGCACAATGAATCCGTGCCCGGTgtatgaaaaaaacagcaaaacactgtttttatttttcatctgtgtCTGGGAAAGCACCACAGAGTGCAGGCAGATCATCACAGGTAAGAACAAGGCGCGTCTTTGCTGTGTCAGCAGCAGCGATGACGGGCAAACCTGGAGTCAAACGAAAGACTTAACACAAAGTGTGATAGGCGAAACTATCCATAAGTGGGCCACGTTCGCTGTGGGTCCAGGCCATGGCGTTCAGCTGGAGAACGGCAGGTTAATCATTCCAGCGTACGCCTATTATGTGCCGTACAGATGCTGTTCCTTCCCCATTCCTTTTACAGTCTACCCACGTGCACTGTCAGTATACAGCGAGGACTATGGCCAGACGTGGCATATTGGTAAGATGCTTAGAAAAAAGTCCTGCGAATGTGAAATGGCAGAGATCATAGACCACGAGGGCAGGAGTCATCTTTACTGCAATGCTCGTAACAGTGGAGGCCACAGGTGCGAGGCCCTGAGTGAAAACAGCGGTGTGTATTTCGACAAACCCCACATGGCTCCAGAGCTCGTCGAGCCACGTTCAGGCTGTCAAGGCAGCGTCATTGGCTTCCCGGCTCCAGAGTTTGTCCCAAACGACGACGCCGAGAGCAAAGCCTGCGGCACGTCGCTCCTGTCTCCAGACACGCAAACCTGGCTCCTCTTCATCCATCCGACCAACAAGTCTAGCAGAAGGGACATGGGCGTGTATCTGAACCGGTCCCCCCTGCACTCATCGGGATGGGACAGGCCCAGGATCATCCACAGCGGACCCAGTGGCTACTCAGACCTGGCTTACAACGGAGACAAGGATCAGTTTTCGTGCCTGATGGAGTGCGGGAAGGAAAGTGAACTTGAGCAGATTGCGTTCATGTCGTTTACCCTCAATGATGTCATGCAGACGGGcaataagaaagaaaagaagatgcGCTAA